The sequence CTTGCCGTACTTCTCCCGCAGCCCGTCCAGCACCGGGCCCAGGGACGGGTACTTGGCGGCCGTCAGCTCGCCGCCGGCGCGGTCCAGGGCCTTGACGGGCGGAGTGCCGGACGCGCCCGTGACGAGGGTGTCGCCGTCCTTCAGCTCCGGCTGGACGACGGAGGAGTGCCAGCCGACCAGCGCCTCGCCGTCGCTCGCCCGCCGCACCACCGTGAGGGAACTGCCGTACGCCAGCGGCTTGCTGAGCTTGCCGTACGACACCGTTGCCTTGACGGAGAACGGCACCTTCGCGCCCGTGGCCGTGTCCGGGGTCAGCGTGACGTTCTTCAGGTGGGCGTCCTTGGCGACGCCGCCCAGCAGCGTGGCCGCCGCCTGGGCGTCGTCCGTGGCGGCGGCCGCCTCGGAGAGGCGGCCCTGCTGCCAGGCCGTCAGGAAGCGGGTGGCGGCCGTACGGACCTCGGCGGCGCTGGGCGGGCCGGTCTTGACGGCCTTGTGGTCGGCCGCGGCGGAGGTGCGCTCGTCGGCCGCCGCGCCGCCGCCGGTCAGCGCGTACACGCCGAACCCGACGCCGCCGACCACCACGGCGATCATCCCGCCGAGTACGGCGGGCCTCGTCGTCTTCCGTCGCTCGGCGACGCGCCTTCTCTGTCCCACAGCCTCAGTTCCTCCGTGCCTTCCCCAGGGTCCCCGCCGCCCCTTCACACTCCCCAACGACGGCAAACACCTTAAAGTCCCCGCCTTTGAGGGTGACGTCAGCCGGAAATCCGTAGCACGCTTGCGACAATCGGTCCGGCCGCGTCAACGCCGTGCCCGCCGTCCTGGGCCATCGCGGCGGCTGCCACGTCGTTGCGGTAGCCGGTGAACCAGCTGTTGGACCTGGACTGTCCGTCGACCTCCGCCGAGCCGGTCTTGGCGCCGATGTCGCCGCCGAGCCCGGCCATCACACCGGCCGCGGTGCCGCTGTGCGCGGCGCGGCTCATCATGGCGCGCAGCTGCTGGACCGTGCCGGGCGACAGCCCACGCGCGCGTGCCGGTTCGCGGCCGTCCAGGCCGAGCGGCACGATGACGGGCTGCCGGAAGGCGCCGGTCGTCGCGGTGGCCGTCACGGAGGCCAAGTTCAGGGGGTTCATCTGGACCTGGCCCTGGCCTATCAGACCGGCCGCGGTGTCCGGGCCGCCGGCGGCGGGGACCCTGCCGTCGAAGGAGGGGACGCCCACCTTCCAGTCGCCGCCGAGCCCGAACCGTTCCTGCGCCTCCCGCGTGAGGGAGTCGGTCCTCACCTCGTCGGCGAACTTCACGAACGCCGTGTTGCAGGACCGGGCGAAGCTCTCGGACAAGGTGGCGTGCTCGTCCGGCGCGAGGCCGTCGAGGTTGTGGAAGGTCTGGCTCTGCCAGACGGCCGACGGCGGGCAGGGCGCCGGGCCGTTCGCCGTGGTCAGTCCGGTGTCGATGAGGGTCGCCGCGCTGACGATCTTCATCGTGGAGCCGGGTGCGAGGGTGCCGAGGAAGGCCGCGTCGAAGCCGTCCGCGCGGTGGTTGGCGACGGCCAGGACCTCGCCGGTGCTCGGCTTGACCGCCACGACGGAGGACTCGGCGTACATCTGCACGGCCGCCTCGGCCGCCGCCTGCACGCTCGCGCTGAGCGTCGTGCGCAGCCTGCCCGGCCTGCCCTCGGCGAGCGTGAGGAGCGGGGTGTCCGCGTCGTCGCCCGCGTGACGGATCGCCAGCTCCACGCCGGCGGTGCCGCCCGCCTCGGCGCCGTACCGCTCGCGCAGCTGATCCAGAACGGGACCGAGGGAAGGGTACTTGTCCTTCGTCAGCACCGTGCCGTACCGGTCGACGGCCTCGACCGGCGGGGCCGGCGACTCACCGGTGGTGAGCGTGTCCCCCTCGCGCAACTGCGGATGGACGACCGACGGCCGCCAGTCGACCAGCGGGCGGTGCGAGGTCCGGCCGCGGACGACGGTCAGCGTGCTGCTGTAGGAGAGCGGCCGGGACCTCCCGTCGTACGACACCGTCGCCCTGACCGTGAACGGCACGCGCGTGCCGGCCACCGTGCCGGGTGTGACGTGCACCCCGGTGATGTGCGCGTCGCCGCTGTAGGCCGTCAGCAGCTCGCGGGCCGCCTGCGGGTAGTTCGTGTACGACGCCGCGGTCGCCGCGTCGCCCTTCTCCCAGGCGGCGAAGAAGCCCCTGGCGGCCCCCGTCACCTCGGCGCCGCCGGGCGGACCGGTCTGCACGCGCGCGTGGCCGCCCGCTCCACCGCCGCCGTCCGGCGCCGAGACGATGTTGTAGGCGCCGTACCCCCCGCCGCCCAGCACGACCACGCACACGGTGCCGACGAGGGCACCCTTCAGTCCTGCGCGCATCACGCGCTCCCCCTCCCCGTGCACCTTGTTGAACGTGTTCAAAAAAGGTTGCGAGGGGGACTGTACGCGCTTGTGAGGCTGCCGTGGTCCCTTTTGCGCCCGCCGGGCCGGCCGTGCCTAGACCCAGGTGTCCAGCCACATCCGCGACCGCCACTGGTCTATGGGGATCGCGGTGCCCGTGTACAGCGGCCAGAAGTAGATGAAGTTCCAGGCGATCAGCAGCACCAGCACGCCCGCCGCCGACGCGCCGACGACCCGGCGGGTGTCACCGGACCCCGGCGGGCCGATGATCGCGCCGATCATCATCGCCACCGCCAGGCACAGGAACGGCAGGAAGACGACCGCGTAGAAGAGGAAGATCGTGCGCTCCTGGTACATGAACCACGGGAGGTACCCCGCGGCGATGCCGCAGGCGATGGCACCGGCCCGCCAGTCGCGGCGGAACGCCCAGCGCCACAGCACGTAGAGGATCGCGAAGCAGGCCGCCCACCACAGCAGCGGCGTGCCGATCGCCAGCACCTCCCGGGCGCACTTCTGGCCCGCGTTCGCCGGGCAGCCGTCCTGCCCGGGGTTCGGGGACTCGTAGAAGTACGAGACCGGGCGGCCCAGCACGATCCAGCTCCACGGGTTGGACTGGTAGGTGTGCGGGGACGTCAGCCCGACGTGGAACTCGTACACCTCGTGCTCGTAGTGCCACAGGCTGCGCAGCCAGTCCGGCAGGAAGGCCCAGTTGCCGCCCTTGCCGTCGGTGGCCGCCCAGTTGCGGAAGTAGCCGCCCGTGCCGTTGCTCGGGGAGAGGATCCAGCCGAGCCAGGAGAGCAGGTAGACGGCGACGGCCAGCGGAACGGTCGCCACAAAGGCGATGCCGGTGTCGTACTTGAGAGCTGCGGCATACGGGTGATGGGCACCGGCCGTCCTGCGGGCGCCGACGTCCCACAGGACCGCCAGCACACAGAACGCGGCCAGGATGTACAGGCCGTTCCACTTGGTGCCGATGGCGAGGCCCAGCATCAGCCCGGCCGCCCAGCGCCAGGGGCGCAGGCCCAGGCGGAGGGTGTCGCCGACCTGCGCGTCCGGGCGGACCCGGCCGTCGGCGCCCACCGGCAGGGCGGCGGCCAGCCTCGCCCGTGACCGGTCCCGGTCGATGACCAGGCAGCCGAACGCGGCCACCACGAAGAACATCAGCACGCCGTCCAGCAGCGAGGTCCGGCTCATCACGAACTGCAGGCCGTCCAGCGCCATCAGCGTGCCCGCCAGGCAGCCGAGGAACGTCGAGCGGAAGATCCGGCGCCCGATCCGGCACAGCAGCAACACGGAGAGCGTGCCGAGCAGCGCGGTCATGAACCGCCAGCCGAACGGGTTGAACCCGAAGAGCATCTCGCCGAGCCCGATGACGTACTTGCCGACCGGCGGGTGCACGACGTACGCCGCGTCCGTCGGGATGGCGAGGTGGCCGTGCGTCTGCAGGACCAGGTCGTTGGCGTTCTTGTCCCAGTTGACCTCGAAACCGCGGTGGACCAGCGCCCAGGCGTCCTTGGCGTAGTACGTCTCGTCGAATATCACCGCGCGCGGGCTGCCCAGGTTCCAGAACCGCATCAGGCCCGCCATCAGGGTGACCAGCAGCGGGCCGCCCCAGCCCGACCAGCGGACGATCCGCTCGGCGAGGACCGGCGGCACACCGAGGGCCTGCCACAGCCGGGGAGCGGGCTCGGCGTACGGGGGCACCAGCCGGTCGCGTACGTCGCCGGACGGCGCGTCCTTGCCCGGTACGTACCCGAATCGGCGCAGCCGCTGCTGCCACGACGGCCGCTGGTCGTGCGGTGCCTGGCCCTGCCGGAGGTCCATGGAGGACGCGGTACTGGTCACCGCGCCATGGTAGGGAACCCTTCTGTGCGAGTCCCGTGCATGTGCGGTACCGGTGCGATCACGGTCGGTTTCCCGAGGTCCGGGCACCGTGCACGGGTTCCCGTGGGGCGGGCGGTCCCTGCGAGGATGGGAGCGTGACTGGAACCCTTGTCCTCGCAGGTACCCCCATCGGCGACATCGCGGACGCGCCGCCCCGGCTCGCCGAGGAGCTGGCCGGCGCCGACGTGGTCGCCGCCGAGGACACCCGGCGGCTGCGCCGGCTCACCCAGGCCCTCGGCGTCACGCCGGGGGGCCGCGTGGTGTCGTACTTCGAGGGCAACGAGTCCGCCCGCACGCCGGAGCTGGTCGAGGAGCTGCTCGGCGGCGCGCGCGTGCTGCTCGTGACCGACGCCGGGATGCCGTCGGTCTCCGACCCCGGCTACCGGCTGGTCGCCGCCGCCGTCGAGAAGGACATCCGGGTCACCGCGGTGCCCGGGCCGTCCGCCGTGCTGACCGCGCTCGCCCTGTCCGGGCTCCCGGTCGACCGGTTCTGCTTCGAGGGCTTCCTGCCGCGCAAGGCGGGCGAGCGGCTGTCCCGGCTGCGCGAGGTCGCGGACGAGCGGCGCACGCTCGTGTACTTCGAGGCCCCGCACCGCCTCGACGACACCCTCGCCGCCATGGCCGAGGTCTTCGGCACGGACCGGCGGGCCGCCGTCTGCCGCGAGCTGACCAAGACGTACGAGGAGGTACGGCGCGGTCCGCTGGGCGAGCTGGCGCGGTGGGCCGCGGAGGGCGTGCGCGGGGAGATCACCGTGGTGGTCGAGGGGGCGCCCGAGGCCGGGCCCGAGGAACTCGACGCGGAGGAACTCGTCCGGCGGGTGCGGGTGCGGGAGGAGGCCGGCGAGCGGCGCAAGGAGGCGATCGCGGCGGTGGCCGTGGACGCGGGGCTGCCGAAGCGGGTCGTTTTCGATGCCGTGGTCGCCGCCAAGCGCTCCGCCGGATAAGCCGTTCCGGAGCGCGCCCCGACTGCGGAAAACCCCCTCTGAGCAGGGGTGTTCTCGGGTGAGCGAATCGGCCATGGGAGGGCAAAAGGCTGTCGCCGATGGCAAAGGGAAGTCGGGTCGGACAGGGGCCATTCGGCAAGGAAGCGCCAAATCGCCTCCAACACTCGACAGGGCCGGATGCATTCGCGCCGCGGGAAGCGTCCACTGGTCGAAGGGACGAATTCGTCCCTCTGACCAGCGGACCAGAGGAGCTGGCATGAGCGAGATCGCAGGGCAGACCGGCCTCCGCGGTACGGCCACAGCCGTCGTCCACGAATCGTATTCGTTCGCCTGCATGCGGTGCGGGCACGGCTGGGAGCAGTCGTACGAGATAGAGCACCACACGGATGCCGAAGGGCAGGAGTTCGTGCTGTATGTGGCCGACGGCCGGGTCGTGCCGTCGCCGCTGAGCAAGCCCGGCTGCCACAACTGCGACGGCCACGTCGTGCGGATCATGCGCGCGGGGCAGGTCTCCTCGGTGCGCGGCGCGGCGCAGCACCACAGCGTGCCGCAGGCGGGCCCGGTCGAGACGCCGCAGGTGCCCGCGGTGGCCGCGGTGCCCCGCGAGCCGCACCACTGGCACCTGTCGGATCTCCTGCACCCGTTCCAGCGCAAGGCGGGCTGAGCGGACGGCCGGCGGCCGACGGGATGCCCCTTTCGTAGGATCGGGGCATGCCTTCGAACGCCGGCCGGAACGCCAAGGACGACAAGAACAGCGCACCGCCGCTCCCGGCGCCCCTCGGGGTGCCCGTCGCCGACTCCCACACCCACCTCGACATGCAGTCGGGCACGGTCGAGGAGGGCCTCGCGAAGGCCGCGTCGGTGGGGGTGACGACCGTCGTCCAGGTCGGCTGCGACATCAAGGGCTCGCAGTGGGCCGCCGAGACCGCGGCCGCGCACGACAGCGTCCACGCCACCGTCGCCCTGCACCCCAACGAGGCCCCGCGCATCGTCCACGGCGACCCCGACGGCTGGTCGCGGCAGGGCGCCCGCGGGCCGGGCGGCGACGCGGCGCTGGACGAGGCCCTCGCCGAGATCGACCGGCTGGCCGGGCTGCCCCAGGTCAGGGGCGTCGGCGAGACGGGCCTGGACTACTTCCGCACCGGTCCCGAGGGCAAGGCGGCCCAGGAGCGGTCCTTCCGCGCCCACATCGAGATCGCCAAGCGGCACGGCAAGGCGCTGGTCATCCACGACCGCGACGCCCACGCCGACGTCCTGCGCGTCCTCAAGGAGGAGGGCGCCCCCGAGCGCACCGTCTTCCACTGCTACTCCGGTGACGCCGAGATGGCGGGGATCTGCGCGCGCGAGGGCTACTTCATGTCCTTCGCCGGCAACGTCACCTTCAAGAACGCCCAGCACCTGCGGGACGCGCTCGCCGTCGCCCCGCTGGAACTGGTCCTCGTGGAGACCGACGCGCCGTTCCTGACCCCGGCGCCCTACCGGGGCCGGCCCAACGCGCCCTATCTGATTCCGGTCACGGTGCGCGCGATGGCCGACGTGCGCGGCATCGACGAGGACGCGCTGGCGACGGCGCTCGCCGCCAACACCGCCCGCGCCTTCGGCTACTGAGCACGCGCGCGTACGCGCAACAGTACGTAGTCGCGTCGCTTTGGAGAGTGACACTCGCTCCGCTAGGTTCTGGGGGCCCGATCCGGACCCCCTCTGGCACCTCTGGAGCGTGTCGGCGTGAGCAAGTCGCAGTACGAGACGTTCGAGACGCACGAGCCCTACGGCCGTGACGTGTCCGCCGAGCCGTACGGCCGCGGCCGTGGCATGTCCGTGCACGGCGCGGAGACCCTGCCGTACGCGCCGTACAGGGACACCTACCGGCCCGCCTACGAGGCGGAGGCGTACCTCGTCGCCGAGCCGGTGCTACCGCGGCAGGGCCGCGGCGCGCACGCCGGGAGCGCGGCGGAAGAAGAGGCGGCGTGCGTCGCCGAGGCGCGCGCCGCGGTGGGCGGGCGCGCAGCGCGCCGGCGCCAGGCGCGCTGCGCCGAGCGCCCCGAATCCGCCGTGCGCCGCCTGTTGCCGCAGGCGCTGGTCGTGGCCTTCCTGGCCGGCGGCACCAGCGCGTTCGTCGCCAACGACAAGGCGATCGAGCTGACCGTCGACGGAAAGCAGCGCACCCTGCACACCTTCGCCGACGATGTGCACGAACTGCTCGCCGACGAGGGCGTACGCACCGGGGCGCACGACATGGTCGTACCCGCCCCCGGCACGGTGCTCGCCGGCGGGGACACCGTCGCCGTGCGCTACGGGCGCCCGGTCCGGCTCACACTGGACGGTGAACGGCGCGAGGTGTGGACGACGGCCCACACGGTGGAGGGGGCGCTGGACGAACTGGGGGTGCGCGCGGAGGGCGCGTATCTGTCCACTTCGCGCTCCCAGAACATCGGGCGCGCCGGGCTCGACCTCGACGTGCGCACCGAGCGCGCCGTCACGATCATGGCGGACGGCCGGCCCCGCACCATCCGCACCAACGCGGCCACCGTCCGCGAGGCGGTCGAGGAGGCCGGGGTCACGCTGCGCGGCGAGGACACCACGTCCGTGCCCGCCGACAGCTTCCCGCGCGACGGGCAGACGATCACCGTGCTGCGGGTCAGCGGCACCCGGGAGATCCGCGAGGAGCAGATCCCGTTCACGACCGAGCGGACCGAGGACCCCTCCCTCTTCAAGGGCACCGAGGTCATCGAGCCCGGGCAGACCGGACTGCGCCGCGACACCTACCTGCTGCGCACCGTCAACGGGGTCCGCGAGAAACCGCGCCGCGAGACGTCCGAGGTGGTGCGCAAGCCGCGCCCGCAGGTCGTGCGGGTGGGCACCAAGCCGCTGCCGGCCTCCGCGGACGGCGCCGACGGCCTGAACTGGCGCAGCCTCGCCGCCTGCGAGTCCGGTGGCCGCCCGAACGCGGTCGACCCCTCGGGGACGTACGGCGGGCTCTACCAGTTCGACGCACACACCTGGCACAGCCTCGGCGGCAGCGGACGCCCGCAGGACGCATCGGCCGAGGAGCAGACCTTCCGCGCCAAGAAGCTGTACAAGCGGCAAGGGGCGACACCCTGGCCGCACTGCGGGGCACGCCTGCACGGCTGAGCAGCTCGTACGGCCCCGTACCCTTGTCCCGTGAGCAGCCCCACCTCCGACGCCCTTCTCGGACCCGCCGACATCCGTGAACTGGCGGCCGCGCTCGGTGTACGTCCCACCAAGCAGCGCGGCCAGAACTTCGTGATCGACGCCAACACGGTCCGCCGTATCGTCCGTACCGCCGAGGTCCGGCCCGACGACGTGGTCGTCGAGGTCGGCCCGGGGCTCGGCTCGCTCACCCTCGCGCTGCTCGAGGCCGCCGACCGGGTCACCGCCGTCGAGATCGATGACGTGCTGGCCGGGGCGCTGCCCGCGACCATCGCCGCGCGCATGCCGGAGCGCGCCGATCGGTTCGCGCTGGTCCACTCCGACGCGATGCACGTCACCGAGCTGCCCGGCCCCGCGCCGACCGCCCTGGTGGCGAACCTGCCCTACAACGTCGCCGTGCCCGTGCTGCTGCACATGCTCGACACCTTCCCGACCATCGAGCGCACCCTCGTCATGGTGCAGTCCGAGGTCGCCGACCGGCTGGCCGCCGCGCCCGGCTCGAAGGTGTACGGCGTGCCGTCCGTGAAGGCCAACTGGTACGCCGAGGTGAAGCGGGCCGGAGCCATCGGCCGCAACGTCTTCTGGCCCGCGCCCAATGTCGACAGCGGACTGGTCTCCCTGGTCCGGCGGACCGAGCCGATCAGGACGACGGCCGCCAAGAAGGATGTCTTCGCGGTGGTCGACGCGGCCTTCGCGCAGCGCAGGAAGACCCTGCGGGCGGCGCTCGCCGGCTGGGCCGGATCCGCCGCCGCCGCCGAGGCCGCCCTGGTCGCCGCCGGGATCTCGCCGCAGGCGCGCGGGGAGGCGCTGACGGTGGAGGAGTTCGCCCGGATCGCCGAGCACAAGCAGCAGGGGGAGAGCGGCAAGTGAGCGTGACCGTACGCGTCCCGGCCAAGGTCAACGTCCAGCTGGCGGTCGGCGCCGCCCGGCCCGACGGGTTCCACGACCTCGCCAACGTCTTCCTCGCCGTCGGCCTGTACGACGAGGTCACCGTCACCCCGGCCGACGAACTCCGCGTGACCTGCGAGGGCCCGGACGCCGCCGAGGTCCCCCTGGACCGCACGAACCTCGCCGCGCGGGCCGCGATCGCCCTCGCCGGGCGCCGGGGCATCGAACCGAACGTCCACATCCACATCGCCAAGGACATCCCGGTCGCCGGCGGCATGGCGGGTGGCAGCGCGGACGGCGCGGGCGCGCTGCTCGCCTGCAACACGTTGTGGGGCACGGGTGCGTCGCGGGCCGAACTCCTCGCCGTGTGCGCCGAGTTGGGCAGCGATGTGCCGTTCAGCCTGGTGGGCGGGGCCGCGCTCGGTGTGGGGCGGGGCGAGCAGCTGACCGTCCTGGAGACCGGCGGCACCTTCCACTGGGTGTTCGCGATGGCCGAGCGCGGGCTGTCGACCCCGGCGGTCTTCCGCGAATTCGACCGGCTGGCCGAGGGGCGGGAGATTCCGGAGCCGGTGGCGTCGGCGGAGCTGCTGGAGGCGCTGGCGAAGGGGGACGCCGAAGCACTGGCCGCGGCGGTCTCCAACGACCTTCAGCCTGCGGCCCTGTCCCTGTTCCCGGAGCTGGCGGACACGCTGGAGGCGGGGCGCGGAGCGGGCGCGCTCGCCGCGCTGGTGTCCGGTTCCGGTCCTACGACGGCGTTCCTCGCGCGTGACGCCGAGACGGCGGAGAAAGTGGCGGCGGCCCTGCGGGCGTCGAGGACGTGCAGGGCCGTGCGGACGGCGGCGGGGCCGGTGGCGGGGGCTACGGTTCTCTAGGGCCTCAGAGTTCGTCGATCGCCGTCAGGTCGATGTCGATGGGGTAGGGCTTGTCGACCTTGACGCGGTCCCGGTAAGTGCCGGTCGACCGGTACGTGCCTGTGTCCGCCGAGAGTTCGAAGACCTCGATGACAGGGTGGTCGTGCGGCTCGGTCATCTCGACCAGCCAGTAGTACTGGATACCTGCCGCCGCGTACTTGTGCGCCTTGGTGAGCCTGTCGCGGGCCTCGGACTCCGGAGAGATGACCTCTACGGCGAGCACCACGTCCTTTCCCTCGAAGTACGTCTGGTCCGGTCCCTTCTTCGCAGCGGCTTTGATCACGGAGATGTCGGGCTCGGGGCCATTGCGGCGATCCAGTACGACCGTCATCTCACGAGCGGCCTTCAGATCGGACGGCACGGTTTGGCGCAGGCCGCTCACCAGCAAGTCAATCGTGGCGAAGTGGAAGTAGCGCTGCGGGCTCGCGAGGACCAGGCTCCCGTCGATCAACTCTGTGCGGCGGGAGATCCGGCAAGGTGAGCAGATCGTCGACGGTGTAGCCGTCCAGCGGGGGCATTCGCCATCCGGGCTGCTCAGCACGCTGGGCGGTCATGGTTCCTCCCATGGGCAAGATCCTGCTGCCTGCCCTCCACGGTAGCGGCACGTTCCCGATCACGTCATCACAAAGAGTGACCACCCCCTCGCGCCCCGCCCCCACCCCCCGAGGCCCTACGCTAGAAGGCTGACCGACCCCCGCACGCAGGAGTGAAATGGCCGTCAACCTGGTCAATGTCGAGAACGTCAGCAAGGTGTACGGCACCCGTGCCCTGCTGGACGGCGTCTCGCTCGGCGTGTCGGAAGGGGACCGGATCGGGGTCGTCGGACGCAACGGCGACGGCAAGACCACCCTCATCCGGATGCTCGCCAAGCTGGAGGAGGCCGACACCGGACGCGTGACGCACTCCGGCGGGCTGCGGCTCGGCGTGCTCACCCAGCATGACTCCCTCGACCCGGCCGCCACGGTCCGGCACGAGGTCATCGGCGACATGGCGGACCACGAGTGGGCCGGAAACGCCAAGGTCAGGGATGTGCTGACCGGGCTGTTCGGCGGGCTGGACCTGCCGGGCTTCCCGAAGGGGCTCGACACCGTCATCGGACCGCTCTCCGGTGGTGAGCGGCGCCGGATCGCGCTCGCCAAGCTGCTCATCGAGGAGCAGGACCTGCTCGTCCTCGACGAGCCCACCAACCACCTCGACGTCGAGGGCATCGCCTGGCTCGCCCGCCACCTGCAGAACCGCCGCTCGGCGCTGGTCTGCGTGACCCACGACCGGTGGTTCCTCGACCAGGTCTGCACGCGCATGTGGGACGTGCAGCGCGGCGACGTGTACGAGTACGAGGGCGGCTACTCCGACTACGTCTTCGCGCGGGCCGAGCGCGAGCGCATCGCGGCCACCGAGGAGGCCAAGCGGCAGAACCTGATCAGGAAGGAGCTGGCCTGGCTGCGGCGCGGCGCCCCCGCACGCACCTCCAAGCCGCGTTTCCGGGTCGAGGCCGCCAACGATCTGATCGCGGACGTACCGCCGCCGCGGGACAGCAGCGAGCTGATGAAGTTCGCCTCCTCGCGGCTGGGCAAGACGGTCTTCGACCTGGAGAACGTCACCGTGCAGGCCGGGC comes from Streptomyces sp. FXJ1.172 and encodes:
- a CDS encoding penicillin-binding transpeptidase domain-containing protein; this translates as MRAGLKGALVGTVCVVVLGGGGYGAYNIVSAPDGGGGAGGHARVQTGPPGGAEVTGAARGFFAAWEKGDAATAASYTNYPQAARELLTAYSGDAHITGVHVTPGTVAGTRVPFTVRATVSYDGRSRPLSYSSTLTVVRGRTSHRPLVDWRPSVVHPQLREGDTLTTGESPAPPVEAVDRYGTVLTKDKYPSLGPVLDQLRERYGAEAGGTAGVELAIRHAGDDADTPLLTLAEGRPGRLRTTLSASVQAAAEAAVQMYAESSVVAVKPSTGEVLAVANHRADGFDAAFLGTLAPGSTMKIVSAATLIDTGLTTANGPAPCPPSAVWQSQTFHNLDGLAPDEHATLSESFARSCNTAFVKFADEVRTDSLTREAQERFGLGGDWKVGVPSFDGRVPAAGGPDTAAGLIGQGQVQMNPLNLASVTATATTGAFRQPVIVPLGLDGREPARARGLSPGTVQQLRAMMSRAAHSGTAAGVMAGLGGDIGAKTGSAEVDGQSRSNSWFTGYRNDVAAAAMAQDGGHGVDAAGPIVASVLRISG
- a CDS encoding dolichyl-phosphate-mannose--protein mannosyltransferase, with the translated sequence MTSTASSMDLRQGQAPHDQRPSWQQRLRRFGYVPGKDAPSGDVRDRLVPPYAEPAPRLWQALGVPPVLAERIVRWSGWGGPLLVTLMAGLMRFWNLGSPRAVIFDETYYAKDAWALVHRGFEVNWDKNANDLVLQTHGHLAIPTDAAYVVHPPVGKYVIGLGEMLFGFNPFGWRFMTALLGTLSVLLLCRIGRRIFRSTFLGCLAGTLMALDGLQFVMSRTSLLDGVLMFFVVAAFGCLVIDRDRSRARLAAALPVGADGRVRPDAQVGDTLRLGLRPWRWAAGLMLGLAIGTKWNGLYILAAFCVLAVLWDVGARRTAGAHHPYAAALKYDTGIAFVATVPLAVAVYLLSWLGWILSPSNGTGGYFRNWAATDGKGGNWAFLPDWLRSLWHYEHEVYEFHVGLTSPHTYQSNPWSWIVLGRPVSYFYESPNPGQDGCPANAGQKCAREVLAIGTPLLWWAACFAILYVLWRWAFRRDWRAGAIACGIAAGYLPWFMYQERTIFLFYAVVFLPFLCLAVAMMIGAIIGPPGSGDTRRVVGASAAGVLVLLIAWNFIYFWPLYTGTAIPIDQWRSRMWLDTWV
- the rsmI gene encoding 16S rRNA (cytidine(1402)-2'-O)-methyltransferase, translating into MTGTLVLAGTPIGDIADAPPRLAEELAGADVVAAEDTRRLRRLTQALGVTPGGRVVSYFEGNESARTPELVEELLGGARVLLVTDAGMPSVSDPGYRLVAAAVEKDIRVTAVPGPSAVLTALALSGLPVDRFCFEGFLPRKAGERLSRLREVADERRTLVYFEAPHRLDDTLAAMAEVFGTDRRAAVCRELTKTYEEVRRGPLGELARWAAEGVRGEITVVVEGAPEAGPEELDAEELVRRVRVREEAGERRKEAIAAVAVDAGLPKRVVFDAVVAAKRSAG
- a CDS encoding TatD family hydrolase, which gives rise to MPSNAGRNAKDDKNSAPPLPAPLGVPVADSHTHLDMQSGTVEEGLAKAASVGVTTVVQVGCDIKGSQWAAETAAAHDSVHATVALHPNEAPRIVHGDPDGWSRQGARGPGGDAALDEALAEIDRLAGLPQVRGVGETGLDYFRTGPEGKAAQERSFRAHIEIAKRHGKALVIHDRDAHADVLRVLKEEGAPERTVFHCYSGDAEMAGICAREGYFMSFAGNVTFKNAQHLRDALAVAPLELVLVETDAPFLTPAPYRGRPNAPYLIPVTVRAMADVRGIDEDALATALAANTARAFGY
- a CDS encoding resuscitation-promoting factor, which codes for MSKSQYETFETHEPYGRDVSAEPYGRGRGMSVHGAETLPYAPYRDTYRPAYEAEAYLVAEPVLPRQGRGAHAGSAAEEEAACVAEARAAVGGRAARRRQARCAERPESAVRRLLPQALVVAFLAGGTSAFVANDKAIELTVDGKQRTLHTFADDVHELLADEGVRTGAHDMVVPAPGTVLAGGDTVAVRYGRPVRLTLDGERREVWTTAHTVEGALDELGVRAEGAYLSTSRSQNIGRAGLDLDVRTERAVTIMADGRPRTIRTNAATVREAVEEAGVTLRGEDTTSVPADSFPRDGQTITVLRVSGTREIREEQIPFTTERTEDPSLFKGTEVIEPGQTGLRRDTYLLRTVNGVREKPRRETSEVVRKPRPQVVRVGTKPLPASADGADGLNWRSLAACESGGRPNAVDPSGTYGGLYQFDAHTWHSLGGSGRPQDASAEEQTFRAKKLYKRQGATPWPHCGARLHG
- the rsmA gene encoding 16S rRNA (adenine(1518)-N(6)/adenine(1519)-N(6))-dimethyltransferase RsmA, whose amino-acid sequence is MSSPTSDALLGPADIRELAAALGVRPTKQRGQNFVIDANTVRRIVRTAEVRPDDVVVEVGPGLGSLTLALLEAADRVTAVEIDDVLAGALPATIAARMPERADRFALVHSDAMHVTELPGPAPTALVANLPYNVAVPVLLHMLDTFPTIERTLVMVQSEVADRLAAAPGSKVYGVPSVKANWYAEVKRAGAIGRNVFWPAPNVDSGLVSLVRRTEPIRTTAAKKDVFAVVDAAFAQRRKTLRAALAGWAGSAAAAEAALVAAGISPQARGEALTVEEFARIAEHKQQGESGK
- a CDS encoding 4-(cytidine 5'-diphospho)-2-C-methyl-D-erythritol kinase, whose product is MSVTVRVPAKVNVQLAVGAARPDGFHDLANVFLAVGLYDEVTVTPADELRVTCEGPDAAEVPLDRTNLAARAAIALAGRRGIEPNVHIHIAKDIPVAGGMAGGSADGAGALLACNTLWGTGASRAELLAVCAELGSDVPFSLVGGAALGVGRGEQLTVLETGGTFHWVFAMAERGLSTPAVFREFDRLAEGREIPEPVASAELLEALAKGDAEALAAAVSNDLQPAALSLFPELADTLEAGRGAGALAALVSGSGPTTAFLARDAETAEKVAAALRASRTCRAVRTAAGPVAGATVL
- a CDS encoding ABC-F family ATP-binding cassette domain-containing protein; the protein is MAVNLVNVENVSKVYGTRALLDGVSLGVSEGDRIGVVGRNGDGKTTLIRMLAKLEEADTGRVTHSGGLRLGVLTQHDSLDPAATVRHEVIGDMADHEWAGNAKVRDVLTGLFGGLDLPGFPKGLDTVIGPLSGGERRRIALAKLLIEEQDLLVLDEPTNHLDVEGIAWLARHLQNRRSALVCVTHDRWFLDQVCTRMWDVQRGDVYEYEGGYSDYVFARAERERIAATEEAKRQNLIRKELAWLRRGAPARTSKPRFRVEAANDLIADVPPPRDSSELMKFASSRLGKTVFDLENVTVQAGPKVLLKHVTWQLGPGDRIGLVGVNGAGKTSLLRAMAEAARTEGEAQPTGGRIAVGKTVKLAYLSQEVAELNPNTRVLEAVQQVRERVDLGKGREMTAGQLCETFGFSKEKQWTPVGDLSGGERRRLQLLRLLMDEPNVLFLDEPTNDLDIETLTQLEDVLDGWPGSMIVISHDRFFVERTTDRVFALLGDGALRMLPRGIDEYLERRQRMEEAVAAQAAAAAPKPATAEKSAADQRAAKKELQKIERQLDKISEKETRLHARIAENATDFAKVAELDAELRDLAGEREELELRWLELAEDA